In Desulfomonile tiedjei DSM 6799, a genomic segment contains:
- a CDS encoding ABC transporter permease encodes MIGRDWYPIFLREMLLFRRKLLKVGYLFSAMLVPIIYLLTFGLGLGRNVQMQGTDYLSYLIPGLVAMSSMNNSYTWVANALNLNRLYFKTFQVFVQAPIRPSAIMVGEVLAGMVKGLFASGLILIVGFITARDLSITPLFVMTLLLNCFLFASLGVITGMIAKSHEDTATYNNFFILPMAFFGGTFFPVDRIPELLRPVVWVLPLTHSNVLIRQNSLDWEGLVSLVILLLYAIAFFIIGSRLIRDYSE; translated from the coding sequence ATGATTGGACGAGACTGGTATCCCATTTTTCTTCGCGAGATGCTCCTGTTCAGGAGAAAGCTCCTCAAAGTCGGCTATCTCTTCTCCGCGATGCTTGTGCCGATCATCTATCTCCTTACTTTCGGCCTTGGCCTCGGGAGAAACGTGCAGATGCAGGGCACGGACTATCTCAGTTATCTGATTCCGGGACTCGTGGCAATGAGTTCCATGAACAATTCCTACACCTGGGTAGCCAATGCGCTGAATCTCAACCGGCTATACTTCAAAACCTTCCAGGTCTTCGTCCAAGCTCCCATACGGCCGTCGGCCATTATGGTGGGAGAAGTATTGGCAGGAATGGTGAAGGGGCTGTTTGCATCGGGCCTGATTCTTATTGTTGGATTCATCACTGCGAGAGATCTGTCGATCACTCCCCTTTTCGTGATGACCCTTCTGCTCAACTGTTTCCTCTTTGCCAGTCTCGGGGTCATCACCGGCATGATTGCCAAGTCTCATGAGGATACAGCCACATACAACAACTTCTTCATTCTGCCTATGGCATTCTTCGGCGGGACTTTCTTCCCGGTGGACAGAATACCGGAGCTGCTTCGCCCAGTGGTGTGGGTTTTGCCGCTCACCCATTCCAATGTTCTCATACGTCAGAATTCGCTGGATTGGGAGGGCTTGGTATCGTTGGTGATTCTTCTTCTCTATGCGATCGCTTTCTTCATCATCGGTTCCCGATTGATCAGAGACTACAGCGAATAG